The proteins below are encoded in one region of Segatella copri:
- the trpB gene encoding tryptophan synthase subunit beta, with amino-acid sequence MYQVDEKGFFGKFGGAYVPEILYKCVTELQQAYKPIIESEEFKKEYRALLKDYVGRPSPLYYAKRMSEKYGCQLYLKREDLNHTGAHKINNTIGQILMAKKMGKTRIIAETGAGQHGVATATVCALMNMKCEIFMGATDVERQHTNVERMKMLGAKVNPVRTGNMTLSDACSEAIRDWCCHPQDTFYIVGSTMGPHPYPDIVAKMQSVISEELKWQLEEKIGRDYPDYLIACVGGGSNAAGTIYHYIDDDRVKIYLAEAAGHGIDTDYTAATMHCGTEGIIHGARTLVMQTEDGQIEEAFTISAGLDYPGIGPMHADLATSGRSHVLAIKDDEAIYAGYELTRMEGIIPAIESAHAVAALKKMKFKKDDVVVLTVSGRGDKDVETYLSHKEMAGEYGNF; translated from the coding sequence ATGTATCAAGTTGACGAAAAAGGATTTTTTGGAAAATTCGGAGGAGCTTATGTTCCTGAGATATTATATAAATGTGTAACCGAGTTGCAGCAGGCTTACAAGCCAATCATTGAGAGCGAGGAGTTCAAGAAGGAATACCGTGCGTTGCTGAAAGATTATGTGGGCCGCCCTTCACCTCTTTATTATGCCAAGCGCATGAGCGAGAAGTACGGATGCCAGCTCTATCTGAAGCGCGAGGACCTGAACCATACCGGTGCACACAAAATTAACAACACCATCGGTCAGATTCTCATGGCCAAGAAGATGGGCAAGACCCGCATCATTGCCGAAACCGGAGCCGGACAGCACGGTGTGGCTACAGCTACGGTATGCGCCCTGATGAACATGAAGTGTGAGATTTTCATGGGTGCCACCGATGTGGAACGCCAGCATACCAACGTAGAGCGTATGAAGATGCTGGGAGCCAAGGTGAACCCTGTGCGTACCGGCAATATGACCTTGAGCGATGCCTGCTCTGAGGCCATACGCGACTGGTGCTGCCACCCACAGGATACCTTCTATATCGTAGGTTCTACCATGGGTCCGCACCCTTATCCAGACATTGTTGCCAAGATGCAGAGCGTAATCTCTGAAGAACTGAAATGGCAGCTTGAGGAGAAGATTGGCCGCGACTATCCTGATTACCTCATCGCCTGTGTGGGTGGCGGAAGCAATGCTGCCGGAACCATCTACCACTACATTGATGATGACCGCGTGAAGATATATCTGGCTGAGGCTGCCGGACACGGAATAGATACCGATTATACCGCTGCCACCATGCACTGCGGCACAGAAGGCATCATCCACGGAGCACGCACCCTCGTGATGCAGACCGAGGACGGACAGATAGAGGAAGCCTTTACCATAAGTGCCGGTCTCGACTATCCGGGCATCGGCCCTATGCACGCCGACCTTGCCACATCGGGCAGGAGTCATGTGCTCGCCATTAAGGATGATGAGGCCATCTACGCCGGTTACGAGCTCACCCGCATGGAGGGCATCATTCCGGCTATTGAGAGTGCGCACGCCGTGGCAGCCCTGAAGAAGATGAAGTTCAAGAAGGATGATGTGGTGGTGCTCACCGTATCAGGCCGTGGCGACAAGGATGTAGAAACATATTTGAGCCATAAGGAAATGGCAGGAGAGTACGGCAATTTTTAA